One Methylorubrum extorquens genomic window, CTTCGTCGTCGTCGCGCTCGAAAGCGCGGGCGTACCGATGCCGGGCGAGACCATCCTGATTTCCGCGGCCGTCTATGCCGGCAGCACCGGCAACCTCAACGTCGTCCTCATCGTCGCCGCGGCGGCCACGGCCGCGATCCTCGGCGACAATGTCGGCTACTGGGTCGGACGCCGCTGGGGCATGCCGCTGCTGCTGCGCTATGGCCACCTCATCGCACTCGACCACGGCCGCCTGAAACTCGGACAGTATCTGTTCCGCGAGCACGGCGGGAAGATCGTGTTCTTCGGCCGCTTCACGGCGATGCTGCGCGCCTACGCGGCGGTGCTGGCCGGTGTGAACCGCCTCGATGCCCGCCGCTTCATGTTGTTCAACGGCCTCGGCGGTGTCGCCTGGGCCGGGATCATGGGCTTCGGCGCCTATGCGTGCGGTCGCCAGATCGAGCACATCGTCGGCCCCGTGGGACTGGCACTGCTGGCCTTCGTGGTCTTCGGCGGATTGGCGCTGTGGCTCTTCATGAAGCGCCACGAGGAGCGGCTCCTGGAAAAGGCGGAAGCCGCGATCCCCGGCCCGCTGACGCACTGATTCCTTTTCGATTTAGATCGCGACGGTGGCCATAACGCTTCCTCTCCCCGCATGCGGGGAAAGGAAGGGAGCCTTATCCGGCAACGGCTGCCTTGATCGCTGCGGCAACGCGCTTCACGCCGCCGGAGACATCACCGCCCTTGAGGTGAACGCGGAGCGCCCGGCGCTTGCGCTCGGACAGCACGGCGAAATCGCCCCGTGCCTGCGCCGCGATCACCGTCTTGAACCCGAGCTTGCGTCCGGGGATCAGCAGGTCGGCCGACGGGTCGGCGGTGATCTGGAGGAACACGCCGGAAGCGGGACCGCCCTTGTAGGCCTGTCCCGTCGAGTGGAGGAAGCGCGGGCCGAATTCGAGACAGGTCGCGATTTGACGCGCG contains:
- a CDS encoding DedA family protein — encoded protein: MSFLQGLPIADLIAHYGYLAVFVVVALESAGVPMPGETILISAAVYAGSTGNLNVVLIVAAAATAAILGDNVGYWVGRRWGMPLLLRYGHLIALDHGRLKLGQYLFREHGGKIVFFGRFTAMLRAYAAVLAGVNRLDARRFMLFNGLGGVAWAGIMGFGAYACGRQIEHIVGPVGLALLAFVVFGGLALWLFMKRHEERLLEKAEAAIPGPLTH